A stretch of the Candidatus Hydrogenedentota bacterium genome encodes the following:
- the rpsS gene encoding 30S ribosomal protein S19 — protein sequence MARSISKGPFVDDHLRKKVEAQMRGSDRRVIRTWSRRSMVTPEMVGLTIAVHNGQKFIPVFVTENMVGHKLGEFSPTRTFRGHSGTKAAAASAKG from the coding sequence GTGGCACGTTCGATTAGCAAAGGTCCGTTTGTGGACGATCACCTGCGGAAGAAGGTGGAGGCGCAAATGCGCGGCAGCGACCGGCGCGTAATCCGCACATGGTCGCGCCGTTCAATGGTCACGCCGGAGATGGTCGGACTGACCATTGCGGTCCACAACGGCCAGAAGTTTATCCCGGTGTTCGTCACGGAAAACATGGTAGGCCACAAACTGGGCGAATTTTCGCCGACACGCACGTTCCGCGGCCATTCGGGGACGAAAGCGGCGGCGGCTTCGGCCAAGGGCTAA
- the rplP gene encoding 50S ribosomal protein L16 produces MLMPKRVKYRKQQRGRRTGFSKGATSVDFGEFGLKAMEAGWVTARQIEAARIALTRHLKRGGKVWIRVFPDKPVTKKPAETRMGKGKGAPEYWVAVIKPGRVMFEIEGVAEELAREAIRLAGHKIPIETRFVKRV; encoded by the coding sequence ATGTTAATGCCGAAGAGAGTCAAGTACCGCAAACAACAACGAGGCCGTCGGACCGGCTTCAGCAAAGGTGCCACGTCGGTGGATTTCGGCGAGTTTGGATTGAAGGCGATGGAAGCGGGCTGGGTGACGGCGCGCCAGATCGAGGCGGCGCGTATTGCGCTGACCCGCCATCTCAAGCGCGGCGGCAAGGTGTGGATTCGCGTGTTTCCGGACAAACCGGTCACGAAGAAACCCGCCGAAACCCGCATGGGCAAAGGCAAGGGCGCCCCGGAGTATTGGGTCGCCGTTATCAAGCCGGGCCGTGTGATGTTTGAAATCGAAGGCGTTGCCGAGGAATTGGCCCGCGAGGCCATCCGGCTGGCCGGCCATAAGATTCCGATCGAAACGCGATTCGTGAAACGCGTGTAA
- the rpsC gene encoding 30S ribosomal protein S3 — translation MGQKVHPNGFRLGVIRTWSSVWYAGRDYAELLHEDLKLRDYIKKRLYNTGVAKVDIERAGRKAKVHIYTARPGLVIGQRGTEVDKLRSELEMLTGRELLINIHEVLSPELSAQLVAESIAQQLQRRISFRRAIKKSMQSTMRLGAKGIRLRVSGRLNGAEIARTENAHEGSVPLHTLRADIDYGFAISHTTYGCIGVKCWIYHGEVMPGEYVGTPGTDAMSQRRRERAPGRSR, via the coding sequence GTGGGTCAGAAAGTTCATCCAAATGGGTTCCGGTTGGGCGTCATTCGGACGTGGAGTTCCGTGTGGTATGCGGGGCGTGATTATGCCGAACTGCTGCATGAAGACCTTAAACTCCGCGACTACATCAAGAAACGCCTGTACAACACCGGAGTCGCCAAGGTGGATATCGAGCGCGCGGGCCGCAAGGCGAAGGTCCATATCTACACGGCCCGCCCCGGCCTGGTGATAGGCCAGCGCGGCACGGAAGTGGACAAGTTGCGCAGCGAACTCGAAATGCTCACCGGCCGCGAATTGCTCATCAACATCCACGAGGTGCTGAGCCCCGAACTGAGCGCGCAACTGGTGGCCGAGAGCATCGCCCAGCAGTTGCAGCGGCGCATTTCGTTTCGGCGGGCGATCAAAAAGTCCATGCAGAGCACGATGCGGCTGGGCGCCAAAGGCATCCGCCTGCGCGTGTCGGGCCGGTTGAACGGCGCGGAAATCGCACGGACCGAAAACGCGCACGAGGGCAGCGTGCCGTTGCACACGCTGCGCGCGGACATTGATTACGGATTTGCGATCAGCCATACGACCTACGGCTGCATTGGCGTGAAATGTTGGATCTATCACGGTGAAGTGATGCCGGGCGAATATGTTGGAACCCCGGGCACCGACGCGATGTCGCAACGGCGCCGGGAACGCGCGCCGGGCCGTTCGAGATAA
- the rplB gene encoding 50S ribosomal protein L2 has protein sequence MPIKKHKPTTPSRRFMSVADFSGLSRKEPEKALLMPNPEKAGRNNHGHVTMRRRGGGHKKQYRIVDFRREKDGVPGKVTAIEYDPNRSARLALIVYADGEKRYIIAPAQLEVGMTVMSGPQSEYQVGNCMPLRNMPLGTVVHNVELTPGKGAQMARSAGNGCQLLAKEGRFAVLRLPSGEMRRVLIDCRAVVGQVGNEEHLNISLGKAGRSRWLGKRPKVRGVAMNPVDHPHGGGEGRTSGGRHPVTPWGVSTKGHKTRKQKNPSNSYIIRRRGK, from the coding sequence ATGCCTATCAAGAAACATAAACCGACGACGCCTTCGCGGCGGTTCATGAGCGTGGCGGATTTTTCCGGTCTTTCCCGGAAAGAACCCGAAAAAGCGCTGTTGATGCCGAATCCCGAAAAGGCCGGGCGCAACAATCACGGCCATGTGACAATGCGGCGGCGCGGCGGCGGCCACAAGAAACAGTATCGCATCGTGGATTTTCGCCGCGAAAAAGACGGCGTTCCGGGCAAAGTGACGGCCATCGAATACGACCCCAACCGGTCGGCCCGGCTGGCCCTGATCGTCTATGCGGACGGTGAAAAGCGCTATATCATTGCGCCGGCGCAACTGGAAGTCGGCATGACGGTCATGAGCGGCCCCCAATCCGAATACCAGGTCGGCAACTGCATGCCCCTGCGCAACATGCCGCTCGGCACGGTGGTGCACAACGTCGAATTGACCCCCGGCAAAGGCGCGCAGATGGCGCGTTCGGCCGGCAACGGCTGCCAGTTGCTGGCGAAAGAAGGCCGTTTCGCGGTGCTTCGGCTTCCATCGGGCGAGATGCGGCGCGTGTTGATAGACTGCCGCGCGGTGGTGGGCCAGGTCGGCAACGAAGAACACTTGAATATCAGCCTCGGCAAGGCGGGGCGTTCTCGGTGGCTGGGCAAGCGGCCGAAGGTCCGCGGCGTGGCCATGAACCCGGTGGATCATCCGCATGGCGGCGGTGAAGGCCGTACGTCGGGCGGGCGCCATCCGGTGACCCCTTGGGGCGTTTCGACCAAGGGCCACAAAACCCGGAAACAGAAGAATCCCTCAAACTCGTATATTATCCGGCGGCGCGGCAAGTAA
- the rplV gene encoding 50S ribosomal protein L22 — protein sequence MAVYTARAKFLRIAPRKVRLVAAMIRGKKVSDARTILQFAVKRGAPILNHLLASAVANAESLAAEKRERINTDDMVIGKVLVDGGPTLRRYQPQPRGRASRIRKRTSHVTLSIMDSAK from the coding sequence ATGGCGGTATATACGGCACGGGCGAAGTTCCTGCGCATTGCGCCCCGCAAGGTGCGGCTGGTGGCGGCCATGATCCGCGGCAAAAAAGTCTCGGATGCCCGCACGATTCTGCAATTTGCGGTCAAGCGCGGCGCGCCGATTTTGAACCATCTGCTGGCGTCGGCGGTCGCGAACGCGGAAAGCCTCGCCGCCGAGAAGCGCGAGCGTATCAATACGGACGACATGGTGATTGGCAAAGTGCTTGTGGACGGCGGTCCGACCTTGCGGCGTTACCAGCCGCAGCCCCGCGGCCGCGCCAGCCGCATTCGCAAGCGGACAAGCCACGTGACCTTGTCCATCATGGATTCAGCCAAGTAA